One genomic segment of Rhizorhabdus phycosphaerae includes these proteins:
- a CDS encoding DUF1244 domain-containing protein: MTIDDIDDRAAAAAFRRLVRHLQHRDDAQNIDLMGLAGFCRNCLSDWLTEAVAGEHDKDSVREAVYGMPYADWKARQPAATPEQLARMEASVARNRAG; this comes from the coding sequence ATGACGATCGACGATATCGACGACCGCGCCGCAGCTGCCGCGTTCCGCCGGCTGGTGCGGCATTTGCAACATCGCGACGATGCACAGAACATCGATCTCATGGGACTGGCGGGCTTCTGCCGCAACTGCCTGTCGGACTGGCTGACAGAGGCGGTCGCAGGCGAGCATGACAAGGACAGCGTGCGCGAGGCCGTCTACGGCATGCCCTATGCGGACTGGAAGGCGCGCCAACCCGCCGCCACGCCCGAGCAGCTCGCACGGATGGAAGCCAGCGTGGCGCGCAACCGCGCCGGATGA
- a CDS encoding N-acetyltransferase: protein MTVRIRPVIGKRDRKRFVDLAYTLNGGDPNWVPPLRMEALELVTPGKNPFYEHAEQQLFLAEREGQLVGRISAHIDHLWLAMPADQGGGPGIGNWGMLEAVDAAVATALIGQAEQWLRDKGMTTAMAPLSCSIWEEPGLLVQGHDHPPTVMMGHANPAYQGWVEALGYSGVKDLLTFEIDITKDFPPLVQRIVSSGERNARIRIRKVDKSRFDEEAALILAILNDAWSDNWGFVPITPTEIAHTGKKLKPIVFEDLIRVAEVDGEPVAFMMTLPDLNEMTADFGGSLFPFNWIKLLRRLRKPRVKTMRVPLMGVVKKLQATRLASQLAFMMIEYIRRDSVADYGATRGEFGWILEDNQGMRSIAETIDGRVNKVYRIYSKDL, encoded by the coding sequence ATGACCGTGCGCATCCGGCCGGTCATCGGCAAACGCGACCGCAAGCGGTTCGTAGATCTTGCCTATACGCTCAACGGCGGTGACCCCAACTGGGTCCCGCCTTTGCGCATGGAAGCCCTGGAGCTCGTTACTCCGGGCAAGAACCCTTTTTACGAGCATGCCGAGCAGCAGCTGTTCCTCGCCGAGCGCGAGGGACAGCTCGTCGGCCGCATCTCCGCGCATATCGACCATCTCTGGCTCGCCATGCCGGCCGATCAGGGCGGTGGGCCGGGGATCGGCAATTGGGGCATGCTTGAGGCGGTGGATGCCGCGGTGGCGACGGCCCTGATCGGGCAGGCCGAGCAATGGCTGCGCGACAAGGGGATGACCACGGCGATGGCGCCGCTCAGCTGCTCGATCTGGGAAGAGCCGGGGCTGCTCGTGCAGGGCCATGACCATCCGCCGACGGTCATGATGGGCCACGCCAACCCCGCATATCAGGGCTGGGTGGAAGCGCTCGGCTATAGCGGCGTAAAGGATCTCCTGACCTTCGAAATCGACATCACGAAAGATTTCCCGCCGCTCGTCCAACGGATCGTGAGTTCCGGCGAGCGCAATGCGCGAATCCGTATCCGCAAGGTCGACAAGAGCCGCTTCGACGAGGAAGCCGCGCTGATCCTGGCGATCCTCAACGATGCCTGGTCGGACAATTGGGGGTTCGTTCCGATCACCCCCACCGAGATCGCGCACACCGGCAAGAAGCTCAAGCCGATCGTCTTCGAAGATCTCATCCGCGTGGCCGAGGTCGATGGCGAACCGGTCGCCTTCATGATGACGCTGCCGGACCTGAACGAGATGACCGCCGACTTTGGTGGGAGCCTTTTCCCGTTCAACTGGATCAAGCTGCTCCGGCGCCTGCGCAAGCCGCGTGTGAAGACGATGCGCGTACCTCTGATGGGGGTGGTAAAGAAGCTGCAGGCAACCCGGCTTGCGTCGCAGCTGGCCTTCATGATGATCGAGTATATCCGCCGCGATTCGGTCGCCGACTATGGCGCGACGCGTGGCGAGTTCGGCTGGATCCTCGAGGACAATCAGGGGATGCGCTCGATCGCGGAGACGATCGATGGCCGGGTGAACAAGGTCTATCGTATCTATTCGAAGGACCTGTAA
- the spt gene encoding serine palmitoyltransferase, translating to MTLTTDLFSKFDPLIAEREALLATGVRDPYAIVMEKVLSPTEALINGKKTILLGTYNYMGMTFDPDVIAAGKAALDAYGSGTTGSRVLNGTYQGHKECEDALREFYGTKHAIVFSTGYQANLGMISTLAGKGDYIILDADSHASIYDGCWLGNAEIVRFRHNSVEDLDKRLGRLPAEAGKLVVLEGVYSMMGDIAPLPEMVAVAKKHGAMILCDEAHGMGFFGEHGRGVFEEAGVADDIDFVVGTFSKSVGTVGGFCVSNHPKFEVLRLVCRPYVFTASLPPSVVATAATSIRKLMHAGEKRAHLWKNSRRLHQGLRDMGYKLGTETAQSAIIAVILTDMAQAVALWQGLLEAGLYVNTARPPATPAGTFLLRCSLCAEHSDEQVDQILATFQSAGQAIGVIP from the coding sequence CTGACCTTGACGACCGATCTCTTCTCGAAATTCGACCCTCTCATCGCCGAGCGCGAGGCGCTGCTCGCGACCGGGGTGCGCGATCCCTATGCGATCGTCATGGAAAAGGTGCTGTCGCCGACGGAGGCGCTGATCAACGGCAAGAAGACGATCTTGCTGGGCACCTACAACTATATGGGGATGACGTTCGACCCGGACGTGATCGCCGCCGGCAAGGCCGCCCTCGACGCCTATGGTTCGGGCACGACCGGCAGCCGCGTGCTGAACGGTACCTATCAGGGCCACAAGGAGTGCGAGGACGCGCTGAGGGAGTTCTACGGGACCAAGCACGCGATCGTTTTCTCGACCGGCTATCAGGCCAATCTGGGCATGATTTCGACGCTGGCCGGCAAGGGCGATTACATCATCCTCGACGCCGACAGCCACGCCTCCATCTATGACGGATGCTGGCTGGGCAACGCCGAGATCGTCCGCTTCCGCCACAATTCGGTCGAGGACCTCGACAAGCGGCTTGGCCGCCTGCCTGCCGAAGCGGGCAAGCTGGTCGTCCTCGAAGGCGTTTATTCGATGATGGGCGATATCGCGCCGTTGCCGGAGATGGTGGCTGTCGCGAAGAAGCATGGCGCGATGATCCTGTGCGACGAGGCCCATGGCATGGGCTTCTTCGGCGAACATGGCCGCGGCGTGTTCGAGGAGGCCGGTGTTGCGGACGACATCGATTTCGTCGTCGGCACCTTTTCCAAGTCGGTCGGCACGGTCGGTGGCTTCTGCGTCTCGAACCATCCGAAGTTCGAAGTGCTGCGCCTCGTCTGCCGGCCCTATGTCTTCACGGCGTCGCTGCCGCCGTCGGTCGTTGCGACCGCCGCGACCTCGATCCGCAAGCTGATGCACGCGGGCGAGAAGCGGGCGCATCTGTGGAAGAATTCGCGCCGGCTTCACCAGGGCCTGCGCGACATGGGCTACAAGCTCGGAACCGAGACCGCCCAGTCGGCCATCATCGCGGTGATCCTGACCGACATGGCCCAGGCCGTGGCCCTGTGGCAGGGGCTGCTGGAAGCGGGCCTCTACGTCAATACGGCGCGGCCGCCGGCGACGCCGGCTGGGACGTTCCTGCTGCGCTGCTCGCTCTGCGCCGAGCATAGCGACGAGCAGGTCGACCAGATTCTGGCGACGTTCCAGAGCGCCGGTCAGGCGATCGGCGTCATTCCCTGA
- the lptF gene encoding LPS export ABC transporter permease LptF, translating to MRFDTLTDRYLARLVATPLIATLVIAAMLLTLDKMLRLFDFVVSEGGPVSVVWRMLANLIPEYMSLGIPIGLMLGCLLAFRKLAMSSELDVFRAVGMSYGRLLRVPYYYAIALALLNLAIVGFIQPYSRYKYEGLRFELRSGALGASIKVGEFTKLGKRMTIRVESSRDGGRELSGIFLMTEGTDGKSLAVTAEHGQFLATDDPDTIILRLQKGVLVHDAPSFKEPRVLQFVGHDLPIDLPKMEAFRQRGGRDLEMTMPELVVTAHQPQTPAKQRAQFRSEFHFRLVEVATMFLLPMLALALAVPPKRSSSALGVFLSIVMIVTQHKINEYAASVAALGRIDPLIALWTPFLLFTALVWWMYRTIAYVPGGQPIGALERAADKAAKAIVGWIRRLGRRGRA from the coding sequence TTGAGATTTGACACGCTTACCGACCGCTATCTCGCCCGTCTGGTCGCCACGCCGCTCATAGCGACGCTGGTCATCGCCGCGATGTTGCTGACGCTCGACAAGATGCTGCGTCTGTTCGATTTCGTGGTGTCGGAAGGCGGGCCGGTCAGCGTCGTGTGGCGAATGCTCGCCAATCTGATTCCCGAATATATGTCGCTCGGCATCCCGATCGGGCTGATGCTCGGATGCCTGTTGGCGTTCCGCAAGCTCGCCATGTCGTCGGAGCTCGATGTGTTCCGCGCGGTGGGGATGAGCTATGGCCGGCTGCTGCGTGTACCCTATTATTACGCGATCGCCCTCGCTCTGCTGAACCTCGCCATCGTCGGCTTCATACAGCCCTATTCGCGCTACAAATATGAGGGATTGCGCTTCGAGCTGCGCTCCGGCGCGCTGGGGGCTTCGATCAAGGTCGGCGAGTTCACCAAGCTCGGCAAGCGCATGACGATCCGCGTCGAATCCAGCCGGGACGGCGGGCGCGAGCTTTCTGGCATCTTCCTGATGACCGAGGGCACCGACGGCAAGAGCCTCGCGGTGACCGCCGAGCATGGCCAGTTCCTGGCGACCGACGATCCCGACACGATCATCCTGCGCCTGCAGAAGGGCGTGCTGGTCCATGACGCACCAAGCTTCAAGGAACCGCGCGTCCTGCAGTTCGTCGGGCATGACCTGCCGATCGACTTGCCCAAGATGGAGGCCTTTCGTCAGAGAGGCGGACGCGATCTTGAGATGACGATGCCCGAGCTGGTCGTGACCGCGCACCAGCCGCAGACGCCGGCGAAGCAGCGGGCGCAGTTCCGATCGGAATTCCACTTCCGCCTCGTCGAGGTGGCGACGATGTTCCTGTTGCCGATGCTGGCCCTGGCGCTGGCCGTGCCGCCCAAGAGGTCGTCTTCGGCGCTGGGCGTGTTCCTGTCGATCGTGATGATCGTCACCCAGCACAAGATCAACGAATATGCCGCATCGGTGGCCGCGCTCGGGCGGATCGATCCGCTGATCGCTTTGTGGACGCCCTTCCTGCTCTTCACTGCGCTGGTATGGTGGATGTATCGGACCATCGCCTATGTACCCGGAGGGCAGCCGATCGGCGCGCTCGAGCGCGCGGCCGACAAGGCGGCGAAGGCGATAGTCGGCTGGATTCGCCGGCTGGGTCGGAGGGGCCGCGCATGA
- a CDS encoding LysE family translocator, with amino-acid sequence MSLQNWWVFVVATFFVSAMPGPNMLHVMTQSMRHGFVRAFATMAGCMLALLLLFGVSAMGMSALLSALPELLTLIKVAGAAYLVWIGIKSWRDDSPPVDLSDELSTGAARSAATLFRSGFLISISNPKALIFAAAFFPQFVSPTLPKAPQFAILLATFVVIETGWYMTYATGGRTLARHLRRPEWHRWVNRTSGALFVMFGLSLLAWRQR; translated from the coding sequence GTGTCGTTGCAGAACTGGTGGGTGTTCGTCGTGGCGACCTTCTTCGTGTCCGCCATGCCGGGACCGAACATGCTTCACGTCATGACACAAAGCATGCGGCATGGTTTCGTGCGGGCTTTCGCAACCATGGCGGGCTGCATGCTCGCTTTGCTGCTTCTGTTCGGCGTTTCGGCGATGGGCATGAGCGCGCTGCTGTCCGCACTTCCCGAGCTTCTCACCCTGATCAAGGTGGCAGGTGCCGCCTATCTCGTGTGGATCGGCATCAAGAGCTGGCGGGACGACAGTCCACCCGTCGACCTGTCGGATGAGCTGTCGACGGGGGCAGCGCGAAGCGCGGCGACGCTGTTCCGCTCGGGCTTCCTCATCAGTATCAGCAATCCAAAGGCGCTGATCTTCGCGGCGGCCTTCTTCCCGCAGTTCGTCAGCCCGACCCTGCCCAAGGCGCCGCAATTCGCGATCCTGCTGGCGACCTTCGTCGTTATCGAGACCGGCTGGTACATGACCTATGCCACGGGCGGCCGGACGCTGGCCCGTCATCTCCGCCGCCCCGAATGGCACCGCTGGGTCAATCGCACCAGCGGCGCGTTGTTCGTCATGTTCGGCCTCTCGCTACTGGCGTGGCGGCAGCGCTAG
- a CDS encoding DUF2141 domain-containing protein, with translation MSKLVAGMAGLMIAMGMPVAAGAAVLGPDAAACTGNAPAILVHVEGLKSRSGMLRVQSYGGNPKHYFDKGSYLRRIDVPVPASGPVDVCVKLPANGAYAVSVRHDVDGSGKTGMEDGGGMSGNPRLSLLDVLFKRKPDPQKVQIEVAGMTRVSIVMNYVKGGSFGPVAMAAR, from the coding sequence ATGTCGAAACTTGTGGCGGGGATGGCTGGACTGATGATCGCGATGGGTATGCCCGTCGCGGCCGGTGCCGCCGTGCTCGGCCCCGACGCCGCCGCCTGCACCGGCAACGCGCCCGCAATTCTTGTTCATGTCGAAGGACTTAAGTCGCGCAGCGGCATGTTGCGCGTGCAGTCCTATGGCGGCAATCCAAAGCATTATTTTGACAAGGGCAGCTATCTTCGCCGCATCGACGTCCCGGTTCCCGCCTCGGGTCCGGTCGACGTCTGCGTCAAGCTGCCTGCGAACGGCGCCTATGCGGTTTCGGTCCGCCACGATGTGGACGGTTCGGGCAAGACGGGCATGGAGGACGGTGGCGGCATGTCCGGCAATCCCCGGCTGTCGCTGCTCGACGTCCTGTTCAAGCGCAAACCGGATCCGCAGAAGGTCCAGATCGAGGTGGCCGGAATGACGCGCGTGTCGATAGTGATGAATTATGTGAAGGGCGGATCCTTCGGCCCCGTCGCCATGGCGGCCCGCTGA
- the xth gene encoding exodeoxyribonuclease III, producing the protein MKIATFNINGIKARLPRLIEWLEQKAPDVACLQEIKTSDETFPIAEIEAAGYGAIWHGQKGFNGVAILARGAQPVERRKGLPDDPDPSHSRYIEAEVGGVIVASIYLPNGNPVPGPKFDYKLAWFDRLIDHAGALWATEKPVVLAGDYNVIPTPSTDDVFSERAMANDALTQPESRAAFRRLCAAGWTDALRTVHPHGPVYTFWDYQAGAWQRDAGFRIDHLMLSPAAADRLIDAGVHKDTRGLEKASDHAPTWITLR; encoded by the coding sequence ATGAAGATAGCGACGTTCAACATCAACGGGATCAAGGCCCGACTCCCCCGCCTGATCGAATGGCTCGAACAGAAGGCGCCGGATGTCGCGTGCCTTCAGGAGATCAAGACCTCCGACGAGACCTTTCCGATCGCCGAGATCGAAGCGGCAGGCTATGGCGCGATCTGGCACGGCCAGAAGGGCTTCAACGGGGTCGCCATCCTCGCGCGCGGCGCCCAGCCGGTCGAACGGCGCAAAGGCCTGCCCGACGATCCCGATCCGAGTCACAGCCGCTATATCGAAGCCGAGGTGGGTGGGGTCATCGTCGCCTCGATCTACCTGCCCAACGGCAACCCCGTGCCAGGGCCGAAATTCGACTATAAGCTGGCCTGGTTCGACCGACTGATCGACCATGCCGGCGCGCTCTGGGCGACCGAAAAGCCGGTGGTGCTGGCCGGGGACTACAACGTCATTCCCACGCCATCGACCGACGACGTCTTTTCCGAGCGGGCCATGGCGAACGACGCGCTCACCCAGCCCGAAAGCCGTGCGGCCTTCCGACGCCTTTGTGCCGCCGGCTGGACCGACGCGCTGCGCACCGTCCATCCACATGGGCCGGTCTATACCTTCTGGGATTATCAGGCGGGCGCCTGGCAGCGCGATGCCGGTTTCCGCATCGACCATCTCATGCTGAGCCCCGCCGCTGCGGACCGGCTGATCGACGCCGGGGTGCATAAGGATACGCGCGGGCTGGAAAAGGCGAGCGACCACGCTCCGACCTGGATCACGCTGCGATAG
- a CDS encoding sterol desaturase family protein has product MPIQIAMPYVVPRGAGIYPLRFRVKLSAIKPAFWSKEHHLDRMTLKELWVAFFQYPAIIGYLSCAFVSIALYFRYPAPLLPTLAAIGISVFVYPLVWYCLHRWVLHSRWMFKVPFLAATWKRIHYDHHQDPNRLEILFGALHTTLPTIAIATAPIGYALGGVGGALAAFATGLITTCVYEFFHCIQHLAYKPKMKWVMNMKARHMAHHFHDERGNFGITNYFWDRLFGTYYERILKEKKSETVFNLGYTPEVAERYPWVARLSGGVAMGHPSQRIPH; this is encoded by the coding sequence TTGCCAATCCAGATCGCAATGCCATATGTGGTCCCACGAGGGGCTGGCATCTATCCATTGAGGTTTCGCGTGAAGCTTTCCGCCATCAAGCCGGCCTTCTGGTCGAAGGAGCACCATCTCGATCGCATGACGCTCAAGGAGCTGTGGGTCGCCTTTTTCCAATATCCGGCGATCATCGGTTACCTGTCGTGTGCGTTCGTCTCGATCGCCCTCTATTTCCGCTATCCGGCGCCGCTGCTTCCCACGCTGGCGGCCATCGGCATTTCGGTGTTTGTTTATCCGCTGGTCTGGTATTGCCTCCACCGCTGGGTTCTGCACAGCCGCTGGATGTTCAAGGTGCCGTTTCTTGCCGCCACCTGGAAGCGGATCCACTATGATCACCACCAGGATCCTAACCGGCTCGAAATCCTGTTCGGTGCGCTCCACACCACGCTGCCCACGATCGCCATCGCCACGGCCCCGATCGGTTACGCCCTCGGCGGTGTCGGCGGCGCGCTGGCGGCTTTCGCAACCGGGCTGATTACGACCTGCGTCTACGAGTTCTTCCACTGCATCCAGCATCTGGCCTATAAGCCGAAGATGAAGTGGGTGATGAACATGAAGGCCCGTCACATGGCACATCATTTCCATGACGAGCGCGGCAATTTCGGAATAACCAACTATTTCTGGGACCGCCTGTTCGGCACCTATTACGAACGGATCCTCAAGGAAAAGAAGAGCGAGACCGTGTTCAACCTGGGCTACACGCCTGAGGTGGCCGAGCGCTATCCCTGGGTCGCGCGCCTGTCTGGTGGCGTCGCCATGGGTCATCCGAGCCAGCGCATCCCGCACTGA
- a CDS encoding ATP-binding protein → MTLNASVAWVRNLSQGTRRSIAAALLAICAIGLLIAVVTMVARSNDARDAALRREQHSYDIMVLTRSLDASMARSEAALARYVVSGDRKVGTIYYDEWRRAMSQLRQLDRLTASQPGQQRLVRKLEALAADREKELAAAASFANVGKGWYAIGMFSKAGESSNVPAISKTLEDIAARERERLGQRSEATLFSAERANWFATLLSVLGLSLMGLAILLGWLAAAAAAQRAHAAEAMEIESDRAAQLEAAVAERTRELSEANRRLLEESETRARAEAQLAQAQKMEAVGQLTGGIAHDFNNMLSVVVGGLDLARRKLAKHPAEAGMYIDGALEGADRAAALTRRLLSFARAEPLLPDAVLPAKLVAGMKVLLDRTLGERVVVNVHAASALWPIWADTHQLENAILNLAVNARDAMEGAGRLDITVEDVALDSAASGGLKPGDYVRISVSDTGCGMSKQVMERAFEPFFTTKPVGKGTGLGLSQIFGFVRQSMGDVHIASELGKGTTISLLLPRYQGMAVQRSGLELSVAARPDSGALEILLVEDDPRVQASTRAGLTELGHVVSACGSGEEALAILADGSSFDLVLTDVMMPGMTGPELIAAISRDYPEIAVLFVTGYVGEAGQTEDFADHEVLRKPFTISALGNAIGRAMGRRPGRTASQAA, encoded by the coding sequence ATGACGCTCAACGCTTCCGTCGCATGGGTACGGAACCTGTCGCAGGGGACGAGGCGATCGATCGCAGCGGCCCTGCTGGCGATATGTGCGATCGGGCTGCTGATCGCCGTGGTCACCATGGTCGCGCGGTCGAACGATGCGCGCGACGCGGCATTGCGTCGAGAGCAGCACAGCTACGACATCATGGTGCTGACGCGCTCGCTCGATGCGTCGATGGCACGATCCGAGGCGGCCCTGGCCCGCTATGTCGTGAGTGGCGATCGCAAGGTCGGCACGATCTATTATGACGAGTGGCGCAGGGCCATGAGCCAGCTGCGCCAGCTGGATCGACTGACGGCGAGCCAGCCCGGCCAGCAGCGGCTCGTCCGCAAGCTGGAAGCCCTTGCCGCCGATCGTGAGAAGGAACTTGCCGCCGCCGCCTCCTTCGCCAATGTCGGCAAGGGCTGGTACGCGATCGGCATGTTCAGCAAGGCCGGCGAATCGTCCAACGTTCCTGCCATTTCCAAGACGCTGGAGGACATCGCGGCGCGCGAGCGCGAGCGGCTGGGCCAGCGGTCGGAAGCCACGCTGTTTTCCGCTGAACGTGCCAACTGGTTCGCGACACTCCTGTCGGTGCTTGGCCTTTCGCTGATGGGACTGGCCATATTGCTGGGCTGGCTCGCGGCGGCTGCGGCTGCTCAGCGCGCGCACGCGGCGGAGGCGATGGAGATCGAGTCCGATCGTGCGGCGCAGCTGGAGGCGGCCGTGGCCGAACGCACCCGGGAACTGAGCGAGGCCAATCGCCGGCTGCTCGAAGAGAGCGAGACCCGCGCGCGTGCCGAGGCGCAATTGGCACAGGCGCAGAAGATGGAGGCCGTCGGCCAGCTGACCGGTGGCATCGCGCATGATTTCAACAACATGCTGTCGGTGGTCGTGGGCGGTCTCGATCTTGCGCGGCGCAAGCTCGCGAAACACCCCGCCGAAGCGGGCATGTATATTGACGGGGCACTGGAAGGCGCGGACCGGGCGGCGGCATTGACCCGTCGGTTGCTATCCTTCGCGCGCGCCGAGCCCCTGTTGCCCGATGCGGTGCTGCCCGCCAAGCTGGTCGCCGGCATGAAGGTGCTGCTCGACCGGACGCTGGGCGAGCGCGTGGTCGTCAACGTCCATGCTGCCAGCGCGCTATGGCCGATATGGGCCGACACGCATCAGCTGGAAAATGCGATTCTCAACCTGGCGGTCAATGCCCGCGACGCCATGGAGGGGGCAGGGCGCCTCGATATCACCGTGGAGGATGTCGCGCTGGATTCCGCCGCCAGCGGCGGGCTCAAGCCCGGAGATTATGTCAGGATCAGCGTTTCCGACACCGGTTGCGGTATGTCGAAGCAGGTCATGGAGCGTGCGTTCGAACCCTTTTTCACGACCAAGCCGGTAGGAAAGGGCACCGGTTTGGGCCTCAGCCAGATCTTCGGTTTCGTGCGTCAGTCGATGGGCGATGTCCACATCGCGTCGGAGCTGGGCAAGGGGACGACCATCTCGCTGTTGCTGCCACGCTATCAGGGCATGGCCGTGCAGCGCAGCGGCCTGGAGCTGTCGGTGGCCGCCCGCCCGGATTCCGGTGCGCTGGAGATCCTGCTGGTGGAGGACGATCCGCGGGTGCAGGCGTCCACGAGGGCAGGCCTCACCGAACTCGGCCATGTCGTGAGCGCCTGCGGCTCGGGTGAGGAAGCACTGGCGATATTGGCGGACGGGAGCAGCTTCGACCTGGTGCTGACCGATGTCATGATGCCCGGCATGACCGGCCCCGAGCTTATCGCCGCGATCAGCCGAGACTATCCCGAAATCGCCGTGTTGTTCGTCACCGGCTATGTCGGGGAGGCCGGGCAGACCGAAGATTTCGCGGACCATGAGGTGCTGCGCAAACCCTTCACCATCTCGGCCCTGGGCAATGCGATCGGGCGAGCGATGGGGCGTCGTCCCGGCAGGACGGCGTCGCAGGCCGCCTGA
- a CDS encoding diacylglycerol/lipid kinase family protein yields the protein MATVALLSNPRSTGNLSMLPRMRSFCASQSDIFHYEVESVDQIGEALRTIARVSPKVLVVNGGDGTVQAALTELYLGGHFDGSPPPVAVLPNGKTNLIALDLGAVGDPIAALRRVMEIARTGIEEHVVVRELIALSDGSDGSRPVLGMFLGGAGLADTILYCRNKIYPLGLPNGISHFLTAIAVLVTLILGIRTAFLPPAARPMKVSMMRAGQIQGRFSLLIVTTLHKLLLGSSTGGSTASGALQLMVVEQRPLPLLRALFAGIFGRVGRDRMDGVHFEYGDEIQIEGERSSVILDGEIFQADAGKPIVLKTTPPVPFLRLAA from the coding sequence ATGGCCACCGTCGCGCTCCTTTCCAACCCACGCTCGACAGGCAATCTGTCGATGCTGCCGCGGATGCGGAGCTTCTGCGCCTCGCAGAGCGACATCTTCCATTATGAGGTCGAGTCGGTCGATCAGATCGGCGAGGCGCTGCGCACCATTGCCCGGGTCAGTCCCAAGGTGCTCGTGGTCAATGGCGGCGACGGCACGGTTCAGGCCGCCCTGACCGAACTCTATCTCGGTGGCCATTTCGATGGCTCGCCGCCTCCGGTCGCAGTGCTTCCGAACGGCAAGACCAACCTCATCGCCCTCGATCTCGGCGCGGTCGGCGACCCGATCGCCGCGCTTCGACGCGTGATGGAGATCGCACGCACCGGCATCGAGGAGCATGTCGTCGTCCGCGAGCTGATCGCGCTGTCCGACGGCTCGGACGGGTCGCGTCCGGTGCTGGGCATGTTCCTCGGCGGGGCCGGTCTCGCCGACACGATCCTCTACTGCCGCAACAAGATCTATCCACTCGGCCTGCCGAACGGGATCAGCCATTTTCTGACCGCGATCGCCGTTCTTGTGACTCTGATCCTCGGCATCCGCACCGCCTTCCTGCCGCCGGCAGCACGCCCGATGAAGGTGTCGATGATGCGCGCCGGGCAGATTCAGGGCCGCTTCTCGCTGCTGATCGTGACCACCCTCCACAAGCTGCTTCTGGGCAGCAGCACCGGGGGCAGCACCGCATCGGGTGCGCTGCAGCTCATGGTTGTCGAACAGCGCCCCCTGCCCCTGCTGCGCGCCCTGTTCGCCGGTATCTTCGGCCGGGTTGGCCGGGACCGCATGGACGGCGTCCATTTCGAATATGGCGACGAGATCCAGATCGAGGGCGAGCGCTCGAGCGTGATCCTCGATGGCGAGATCTTCCAGGCCGATGCCGGCAAGCCGATCGTGTTGAAGACCACGCCGCCCGTGCCCTTCCTCCGTCTGGCCGCCTGA
- the lptG gene encoding LPS export ABC transporter permease LptG: MNGISFFASRTITFYMARMFLVRFASVLAALVIVLLALDLLGESGDILAYPGNGDAQLWLYATLRTPQIIARFLPFAALLATLITFVTLNQNSEIISMKAAGVSAHQILAPLVVASLGVALVSFVFNERVVARSTATLTAWQNANYGPIPRDRGIVSNVWVRDGDDLIHAAAARGRGAQTQLDDVTIYDRDGGRLLSIVTGKLGVQKAGGWQLAGASRFDVTRGTTSTLPLFAFARGVTPDRFTLASVDPASKSILQLRSAIQDLEAAGRPTGPLRAGLWHKLSGPLSAVLMPLLAAVAAFGLARSGRLFVRAVIGMALGFAYFVADNFALAMGNLGAYPPFLAAWAPFLLFLLIGETVLIRTEE; encoded by the coding sequence ATGAACGGAATCAGCTTCTTCGCATCGCGGACGATCACCTTCTACATGGCGCGGATGTTCCTCGTCCGCTTCGCCTCGGTGCTGGCGGCGCTGGTCATCGTTCTGCTCGCGCTCGATCTTCTGGGGGAATCGGGCGATATCCTCGCCTATCCCGGCAATGGCGACGCGCAGCTCTGGTTGTATGCCACCTTGCGGACCCCGCAGATCATCGCCCGTTTTCTGCCCTTTGCGGCGCTGCTGGCGACGTTGATCACCTTCGTAACGCTGAACCAGAACAGCGAGATCATCTCAATGAAGGCGGCGGGCGTTTCGGCGCACCAGATACTCGCACCGCTGGTCGTGGCGAGCCTGGGCGTGGCGCTCGTGTCCTTCGTGTTCAACGAGCGGGTCGTCGCGCGCTCCACCGCCACGCTGACCGCATGGCAGAACGCCAATTATGGTCCGATCCCGCGCGACAGGGGCATCGTGTCGAACGTGTGGGTGCGGGACGGCGACGACCTGATCCATGCCGCCGCCGCCCGCGGACGCGGCGCCCAGACGCAGCTGGATGACGTGACGATCTACGATCGCGACGGTGGCCGCCTGTTGTCGATCGTGACGGGCAAGCTCGGCGTCCAGAAGGCGGGTGGCTGGCAACTCGCCGGGGCAAGCCGCTTCGACGTTACCCGCGGCACGACCTCCACGCTGCCGCTGTTCGCCTTTGCCCGGGGGGTGACGCCCGACCGCTTCACCCTGGCGAGTGTCGATCCGGCATCCAAGTCCATCCTTCAGCTCCGTTCGGCGATTCAGGATCTTGAGGCGGCGGGCCGTCCCACGGGGCCGCTGCGCGCGGGATTGTGGCACAAGCTGTCGGGCCCGCTGTCGGCGGTGCTGATGCCGCTGCTCGCGGCGGTCGCGGCCTTCGGGCTGGCGCGATCGGGACGGCTGTTCGTCCGTGCCGTCATCGGCATGGCGCTGGGCTTCGCCTATTTCGTCGCCGATAACTTCGCGCTGGCGATGGGGAATCTCGGGGCCTACCCGCCCTTTCTTGCGGCCTGGGCGCCGTTCCTGCTGTTCCTGCTGATCGGCGAGACCGTACTGATCCGGACCGAGGAATAG